A genomic segment from Clostridium fungisolvens encodes:
- a CDS encoding glycogen/starch/alpha-glucan phosphorylase, with amino-acid sequence MFNIDKDAFKKDYLKKFLELHGKELEKGTQQNKYETLGSLVRDYVAKAWIDTNKRYNQTGEKQVYYFSMEFLLGRLLGDALLNLGIRDVCKEALDELNIDLRELEEFEHDQGLGNGGLGRLAACFLDSMASLNIPGHGCGIRYKYGFFEQKIMNGAQVEAPDYWLKEGNVWEMKKPDKSEIVKFGGEVRVESVNGRLSFTHINYEPVLAIPYDTPVVGYKNDVVNTLRLWSAEPVSNEFDFSSFSRGDFLKAIEYKNSVEAISHVLYPDDTFYEGKILRLKQQYFFVSAGIQSILRYFKDNGHNLINLDEMLAIHINDTHPTLAIPELMRLLMDEEGMSWEDAWRITTNTVSYTNHTILAEALEKWPVDMFKKLLPRIYMIVEEINKRFCQDLWNKYIGQWDKISKMSIIGDGYVRMANLAIVGSHSVNGVAKLHTEILKKQEMKEFYYLYPRKFNNKTNGITHRRWLIKSNPELTSLLKDTIGEGWIKHPTDLENFARFSKDKAVLGKLAEIKSNNKKSLAKIIYDSNGIKIDPNSIFDVQVKRIHAYKRQTLNCLRIMDLYNRLIDNPELDIVPRTFIFAGKAAPGYYLAKKTIELINAVGEKVNNDKRIKDKIKVVYMENYRVSQAEDIIPATDVSEQISTTTKEASGTSNMKFMMNGAITVATLDGANVEIRDEVGDDNIIIFGLTEREVLDYYSKGGYSAWETCNSDSRLRRVTQDIINGYYSPDKDRFKTVFEHLLTYNDEFFVLKDFDSYVRAQDRVDSIYRDIYKWQSMAAVNIAHSGVFSSDRTIQEYATGIWGSGYLYKNL; translated from the coding sequence ATGTTCAATATAGACAAAGACGCCTTTAAAAAGGACTATCTTAAGAAATTTTTAGAACTTCACGGTAAAGAGTTGGAAAAAGGGACTCAGCAAAATAAGTACGAAACTTTAGGAAGTTTAGTTAGAGATTATGTTGCTAAAGCTTGGATAGATACCAATAAAAGATATAATCAAACGGGCGAAAAACAAGTTTATTATTTCTCCATGGAATTTTTATTAGGGAGGCTTCTTGGTGATGCACTGTTGAATCTAGGTATAAGAGATGTGTGTAAAGAGGCTTTGGATGAATTAAATATTGATCTTAGAGAATTAGAAGAATTTGAGCATGATCAAGGGCTAGGAAATGGTGGACTTGGAAGACTTGCAGCTTGCTTCTTAGATTCAATGGCATCTCTAAATATTCCGGGGCATGGTTGCGGAATTAGATATAAATATGGATTTTTTGAGCAGAAGATAATGAATGGTGCTCAAGTTGAAGCACCGGACTATTGGCTTAAAGAAGGAAATGTATGGGAGATGAAGAAGCCTGATAAGTCTGAGATTGTTAAGTTTGGCGGTGAGGTAAGAGTTGAATCAGTAAATGGTAGATTGAGTTTTACTCATATCAACTATGAACCAGTTTTAGCAATTCCTTATGACACTCCGGTGGTAGGATATAAAAATGATGTAGTTAATACTTTGAGACTTTGGAGTGCTGAACCAGTATCTAATGAATTTGACTTTTCATCTTTTAGCAGAGGAGATTTTTTAAAAGCAATTGAGTATAAAAACTCAGTAGAAGCTATATCTCATGTGCTTTACCCAGATGATACTTTTTATGAAGGTAAGATATTAAGACTAAAGCAACAATACTTTTTTGTATCAGCGGGTATTCAAAGTATATTGAGGTATTTTAAAGATAATGGGCATAATTTAATAAATCTTGATGAAATGCTTGCTATTCATATAAACGATACTCATCCAACTCTAGCTATTCCTGAGCTTATGAGACTTTTAATGGATGAAGAAGGCATGTCTTGGGAAGATGCATGGAGGATAACTACTAATACAGTATCGTATACAAATCATACTATACTTGCTGAAGCTTTAGAAAAATGGCCTGTAGATATGTTTAAGAAATTACTTCCAAGAATTTACATGATAGTTGAAGAGATAAATAAGAGATTTTGCCAAGATTTATGGAATAAGTATATAGGACAATGGGATAAGATATCTAAGATGTCCATAATTGGTGATGGGTATGTGAGAATGGCTAACTTGGCCATAGTTGGAAGTCATAGTGTGAATGGAGTGGCTAAACTTCATACCGAGATACTTAAAAAACAAGAGATGAAAGAATTCTATTATTTATATCCTAGGAAGTTTAACAATAAAACAAATGGAATAACTCATAGAAGATGGCTTATCAAATCGAATCCAGAGCTTACTTCTTTATTAAAAGATACTATTGGAGAGGGATGGATAAAGCATCCTACAGATTTAGAAAATTTCGCAAGATTTTCTAAGGATAAAGCAGTTTTAGGAAAACTTGCAGAGATAAAGAGTAATAATAAGAAGTCTTTAGCTAAGATTATTTATGATTCAAATGGAATAAAGATAGATCCGAATTCCATTTTTGATGTCCAAGTAAAGAGGATACATGCATATAAGAGGCAGACTCTTAATTGTCTGAGAATAATGGATTTATATAATAGGCTCATCGATAACCCTGAGTTAGATATAGTTCCTAGGACCTTTATTTTTGCAGGAAAAGCAGCGCCAGGATACTATCTTGCAAAAAAAACAATAGAGCTTATAAATGCTGTAGGTGAAAAGGTAAATAATGATAAGAGGATAAAAGATAAAATAAAAGTTGTTTATATGGAGAACTACAGAGTATCTCAAGCTGAAGATATAATACCTGCTACAGATGTTAGTGAACAGATATCTACCACAACTAAAGAGGCTTCTGGTACCTCTAATATGAAGTTTATGATGAATGGAGCAATAACAGTAGCTACTCTAGATGGTGCTAATGTTGAAATAAGAGATGAAGTTGGCGATGATAATATAATAATATTTGGACTTACTGAGAGGGAAGTACTTGATTATTATTCAAAAGGTGGTTATTCAGCTTGGGAGACTTGCAACAGTGATTCAAGACTAAGAAGAGTTACTCAAGATATAATAAATGGATACTATTCTCCTGATAAAGATAGGTTCAAAACCGTTTTTGAACATTTGCTTACCTACAATGATGAATTTTTTGTGCTAAAGGATTTTGATTCTTATGTTAGAGCGCAAGATAGAGTAGATAGTATATATAGAGATATATATAAATGGCAAAGTATGGCGGCTGTTAATATAGCTCATTCAGGTGTTTTTTCTTCTGATAGAACAATACAAGAATATGCTACAGGTATATGGGGATCAGGATATCTATATAAAAATTTATAA
- the glgA gene encoding glycogen synthase GlgA, protein MKVLFIASEADPFIKTGGLGDVMGALPKSLAKQGVDARVIIPKYKNIKDKYKDKLYFIKWFMVPVGWRNSYCGIFEYEYEGVKFYFIDNEQYFNREGLYGHYDDGERFAFFDRAVLQAIKELDFRPDVIHCNDWQTGMVPVLLKLEYSKDPFYSDIKSVYSIHNLLFQGNYSPEVLQELFGYDMEPFNNGSLELHGGVSFMKGGINYSDRVSTVSYTYASEIQSENYGEKLDGLLRARNNVLSGILNGIDYDIYDPSNDNYIFQNYNLNNIEDKKLNKLGLQKQLGLPEREDVPIIGVVSRLTNQKGMDLVVNIADRLLQHNIQLVVLGTGDKSYEDHFRNLQYRYPDKVSINIMFSDELAHRIYAGADMFLMPSLFEPCGLGQLIALRYGTIPIVRETGGLKDTVTPYNKYTGEGNGFSFYNYISSELLATIEYAIKSYHNKQVWNGLIKQAMTSDNSWEKAAGDYRTLYESLLY, encoded by the coding sequence ATGAAAGTACTTTTTATTGCATCAGAGGCAGATCCATTTATTAAGACTGGGGGATTAGGGGATGTAATGGGAGCATTACCTAAATCCTTAGCAAAACAAGGTGTTGATGCAAGAGTTATAATACCAAAATATAAAAATATAAAGGATAAATATAAAGATAAGCTTTATTTCATAAAATGGTTTATGGTTCCAGTAGGTTGGAGAAACTCTTACTGTGGAATATTTGAATATGAATACGAAGGTGTAAAATTTTATTTTATAGACAATGAGCAATATTTTAATAGAGAAGGTTTGTATGGGCATTATGATGATGGAGAGAGATTTGCTTTCTTTGATAGAGCTGTACTTCAAGCCATAAAAGAGTTGGACTTCAGACCGGATGTGATACATTGTAATGATTGGCAGACTGGAATGGTTCCAGTGTTACTAAAACTTGAATATAGCAAAGATCCGTTTTACTCAGATATAAAATCAGTATACTCTATACACAATTTGCTTTTTCAAGGTAATTATAGTCCAGAAGTTTTGCAAGAACTTTTTGGATATGATATGGAACCTTTCAATAATGGGAGTTTAGAACTTCATGGCGGCGTGAGCTTTATGAAAGGTGGGATAAACTATTCTGATCGTGTTTCAACAGTAAGCTATACTTATGCGTCAGAAATACAAAGTGAGAACTATGGTGAAAAACTTGATGGTCTTTTGCGTGCTAGAAATAATGTGTTATCAGGTATACTAAATGGAATAGATTATGATATCTATGATCCAAGCAATGATAACTATATTTTTCAAAACTATAATCTAAATAATATTGAAGATAAAAAGTTAAATAAACTAGGATTACAAAAACAACTGGGCTTACCAGAGCGCGAAGATGTGCCAATTATCGGTGTTGTATCAAGACTTACTAACCAAAAAGGAATGGATTTAGTAGTAAATATCGCTGATAGATTACTTCAACATAATATCCAGTTAGTTGTACTTGGTACAGGAGATAAATCCTATGAAGATCATTTTAGAAATTTACAATATAGGTATCCAGATAAGGTGTCTATTAATATAATGTTTAGTGATGAACTAGCGCATAGAATCTATGCTGGTGCAGATATGTTCCTGATGCCTTCATTGTTTGAACCTTGTGGACTTGGTCAATTGATAGCACTTAGATATGGAACTATACCTATAGTTAGAGAAACTGGAGGACTAAAGGATACTGTTACCCCTTATAATAAATATACTGGTGAAGGAAACGGGTTTAGTTTTTATAACTATATAAGCTCTGAACTTTTGGCAACAATAGAATACGCGATAAAATCCTATCATAATAAGCAAGTATGGAATGGGCTTATAAAGCAAGCAATGACTTCCGACAATAGTTGGGAAAAGGCTGCAGGAGATTATAGAACATTGTATGAATCGTTGCTTTATTAA
- a CDS encoding glycoside hydrolase family 13 protein, whose protein sequence is MNNFYILHDSQNTYYRSPFGAVKLGTEISIVIESQGCQQAFIELIHFDGHRQSILMEMFYKEGQNDICFFKTSFTATTKGVLNYYFVLKREEQTLYYGNNNECLGGVGQIYVENPKYYQITVYQDNLVPQWYKEGIIYQIFVDRFYNGNDTGLVDNPKKNSFIYGNWYDKPMYIKDANGKVLRWDFFGGNLKGIIKKLDYIKSLGVTTIYLNPIFESPSCHKYDTANYKNIDPMFGDDKIFKCLCNTANKYGIRIILDGVFSHTGSDSVYFNKNENYDSLGAYQSKESKYYEWYRFRDYPNDYESWWGFENLPNVDELNPSYMDYIINKDDSVLSKWMNLGASGWRLDVADELPDEFIKAIKHKIKKIKNDAILVGEVWEDASNKVSYGQRREYLYGDELDSVMGYTFRDIIVGFLNRNIDSHMLLKKFMNLYENYPKENFYASMNILGTHDTERIITMFMNNYNDENIAKSMVKLAVAFQMTFPGVPVIYYGDEAGLEGQKDPDNRRTYPWNKEDKDILSWYKRLSGIRSNSLVLKRGGLKFFDTNADVICFERSYKNSKILVVMNRNASSSIKVEFGEVKGHYRDLLRDFKNDVYYSAEGIISVELKPAEVKLLVKVF, encoded by the coding sequence ATGAATAATTTTTATATATTGCATGATTCTCAAAATACTTACTATAGAAGTCCATTTGGTGCAGTAAAGTTGGGAACTGAAATAAGTATTGTTATTGAATCACAGGGATGTCAACAAGCTTTTATAGAACTTATTCATTTTGATGGACATAGACAAAGTATTCTAATGGAAATGTTTTATAAAGAAGGACAGAATGATATATGCTTCTTTAAGACCAGCTTTACTGCTACAACTAAAGGAGTACTGAATTATTATTTTGTTTTGAAAAGAGAAGAGCAGACACTTTATTACGGTAATAATAATGAATGTCTGGGTGGAGTAGGACAAATATATGTTGAGAATCCTAAGTATTATCAAATAACTGTATATCAAGATAATTTAGTTCCGCAATGGTATAAGGAAGGCATTATATATCAGATCTTTGTAGATAGGTTTTATAATGGTAATGATACTGGTCTAGTAGATAACCCTAAAAAGAATTCTTTTATATATGGTAACTGGTATGATAAACCTATGTATATAAAAGATGCTAATGGCAAGGTATTAAGGTGGGATTTTTTCGGTGGCAACCTGAAGGGTATAATAAAAAAGTTAGATTATATAAAATCTTTAGGAGTTACAACAATATATTTAAATCCTATATTTGAATCACCTAGTTGCCATAAGTATGATACTGCAAACTATAAAAATATAGACCCCATGTTTGGGGATGATAAAATATTTAAATGTTTATGTAATACAGCTAATAAGTATGGTATAAGGATAATCTTAGATGGAGTTTTTAGCCATACTGGATCTGATAGCGTATATTTCAATAAGAATGAAAATTATGATTCACTAGGAGCATATCAATCCAAGGAATCTAAATATTATGAGTGGTATAGATTTAGAGATTATCCTAATGATTATGAAAGCTGGTGGGGGTTTGAAAATCTTCCTAATGTAGATGAATTAAATCCTTCCTACATGGACTATATAATCAACAAAGATGATTCGGTGCTCTCAAAATGGATGAATCTTGGGGCATCAGGTTGGAGACTTGATGTTGCTGATGAACTTCCTGATGAATTTATAAAAGCCATAAAGCATAAAATTAAAAAAATAAAGAATGATGCCATACTTGTGGGGGAAGTATGGGAAGATGCCTCTAATAAAGTTAGTTATGGGCAAAGAAGAGAATATCTATACGGAGACGAATTAGACTCGGTAATGGGATATACCTTCAGAGATATTATAGTAGGTTTTTTAAATAGAAATATTGATTCTCATATGCTACTCAAGAAATTTATGAATCTTTATGAAAACTATCCAAAAGAAAATTTTTATGCATCAATGAATATATTGGGTACCCATGATACTGAAAGAATTATTACTATGTTCATGAATAACTATAATGATGAAAATATAGCTAAAAGTATGGTTAAGCTAGCGGTAGCTTTTCAAATGACTTTTCCTGGAGTACCAGTAATTTATTACGGTGACGAAGCTGGTCTTGAAGGGCAAAAGGATCCAGACAATAGAAGGACATATCCTTGGAATAAAGAAGATAAGGATATTTTAAGTTGGTATAAGAGACTTTCCGGTATTAGAAGTAATAGTTTAGTGCTAAAACGTGGAGGGTTAAAGTTTTTTGATACAAATGCTGATGTAATATGTTTTGAACGAAGCTATAAGAATAGCAAGATTTTAGTTGTTATGAATAGAAATGCAAGTAGTTCTATAAAGGTAGAATTTGGAGAAGTCAAAGGACATTATAGGGATCTACTTAGAGATTTTAAAAATGATGTTTATTATTCAGCAGAGGGAATAATTTCAGTTGAACTTAAACCTGCAGAAGTTAAACTGCTTGTAAAAGTCTTTTAA
- a CDS encoding DUF2871 family protein — protein MKKLRLFSIGYAVLWLLSGLLNIFILSDFNNGDFVKLTNGHLLILGTGFMALMYAADNVLSISKKRNFNLWLVLYNAFLGVSVLLMLAQKVIENKGFTIEAVNSSIDIAHLGLGVCLLWAVYLVRDVSRQHSLLKTEKIKNK, from the coding sequence ATGAAGAAACTAAGGTTGTTTTCTATTGGATATGCGGTTCTTTGGCTCTTAAGTGGGCTTTTAAATATATTTATTTTAAGCGATTTTAATAATGGAGATTTTGTAAAATTGACAAATGGGCATCTCTTAATACTAGGTACAGGATTTATGGCTTTGATGTATGCTGCTGATAATGTTTTAAGTATTAGTAAAAAGAGAAATTTTAACCTATGGCTAGTATTATATAATGCTTTTTTAGGCGTATCTGTACTATTGATGTTAGCGCAAAAAGTCATAGAAAATAAAGGGTTTACAATAGAAGCTGTTAATTCATCAATAGACATAGCACATTTAGGTTTAGGTGTATGTTTGTTATGGGCTGTATATCTAGTTAGAGATGTTTCTAGACAGCATTCACTACTTAAAACTGAAAAGATTAAAAACAAGTAA
- the glgB gene encoding 1,4-alpha-glucan branching protein GlgB: MKNLENDLDIVVAEGAAETKELAQKKNTTKKRTTRTKKSNTEEVNDAVDKATVKKDNKDKDKAATKASRSRRTTKKADEDLEVAVQEAKVEGEKAVKKTTKKTAKKKDNVDEKKAEVKPKKTRTRTKKTVDEPVSLEIEELNIDNIKEYKQELPVGKNERSGNVSDFNIYLFHEGNNYESYKFMGCHLVEENGIKGARFTTWAPNASVVNVVGDFSEWKSNDNNKLKKISESGLWSGFIPELKAGAVYKYAITSKDGKKVVLKSDPYAFSSELRPNTASLITEVSDYTWKDEKWIEKRNNTNVYESPINIYELHLGSWSRKEDGSFYSYLELAETLPAYVEEMGYTHVELMPIMEHPLDDSWGYQVTGYYSVTRRYGSSDDFKVLVDSLHEKNIGVILDWVPGHFCKDEHGLYMFDGTPTYEYSEVSKQENKGWGAANFDLGRPEVKSFLISNALYWLKNFHIDGLRVDAVANMIYLDYDRKHGEWKPNKYGGRENLEAVEFLKALNKAIFKQVNNILVVAEESTSWPMVTKPVDIGGLGFNFKWNMGWMNDMLRYIQIDPIYRKHHHNLITFSMMYNYSENFILPISHDEVVHGKKSLVDKMWGDYWNKFAGLRLFISYMLAHPGKKLLFMGSEFGQFIEWRNREGLEFKLIEQFEMHRDTQKFFKDINKFYLENEALWQYDYNTNGFEWIDADNSTQSIIVFARKTDDPKKSLIYVCNFTSVVYYDFNIGVPYLGEYQEVFNTDSKEYGGSGQRIGENLFSEKSPWHNQKYKLTIKVPPMATLILKPVNIIDDVEEKEQNVLKGLDFDKAISIAEKQIKDKE, encoded by the coding sequence ATGAAGAACTTAGAAAATGATTTAGATATAGTGGTTGCTGAAGGGGCAGCAGAAACAAAGGAATTAGCCCAAAAGAAGAATACGACAAAGAAAAGAACTACCAGAACTAAAAAATCAAACACAGAAGAAGTAAATGATGCTGTAGATAAGGCTACAGTTAAAAAAGATAATAAAGATAAAGATAAAGCAGCAACTAAAGCTTCAAGAAGTAGAAGGACAACAAAGAAGGCAGACGAAGATTTAGAAGTGGCAGTGCAAGAGGCAAAGGTTGAAGGTGAAAAGGCAGTTAAGAAAACCACTAAGAAAACAGCTAAGAAAAAGGATAATGTTGATGAAAAAAAAGCTGAAGTTAAACCTAAGAAGACTAGAACAAGAACAAAAAAAACAGTAGATGAGCCAGTATCGTTGGAAATTGAAGAATTAAATATTGATAATATTAAGGAATATAAACAAGAACTCCCAGTTGGTAAAAATGAAAGAAGCGGTAACGTTTCTGATTTTAATATCTATCTATTTCATGAGGGCAATAACTACGAAAGCTATAAATTTATGGGATGCCATCTAGTAGAGGAAAATGGAATAAAAGGTGCAAGATTTACTACTTGGGCGCCAAATGCTAGCGTTGTAAATGTGGTTGGAGATTTTAGTGAATGGAAAAGTAATGATAATAATAAATTGAAAAAAATTAGTGAGTCTGGCTTATGGAGTGGATTTATTCCTGAGCTTAAAGCTGGAGCTGTATATAAATATGCTATAACAAGTAAGGATGGAAAGAAGGTTGTATTAAAATCTGATCCTTATGCTTTTTCATCAGAGCTTAGACCAAATACTGCTTCTTTAATTACAGAGGTCTCTGATTATACCTGGAAAGATGAAAAGTGGATAGAAAAAAGAAATAATACAAATGTTTATGAAAGTCCAATTAATATATACGAACTTCATTTAGGTTCATGGAGTAGAAAAGAAGATGGAAGTTTTTATAGTTATTTAGAATTAGCAGAAACACTTCCAGCCTATGTTGAAGAAATGGGCTACACCCATGTTGAGCTAATGCCTATAATGGAACATCCGTTAGATGATTCTTGGGGATATCAAGTGACAGGTTATTACTCAGTGACAAGAAGATATGGCAGCAGTGATGACTTTAAGGTGTTAGTTGATTCATTACATGAAAAAAATATAGGTGTAATCTTAGATTGGGTTCCTGGCCATTTCTGTAAGGATGAACATGGATTGTACATGTTTGATGGCACTCCAACTTACGAATATAGTGAGGTTTCGAAACAAGAAAACAAAGGCTGGGGTGCAGCTAATTTTGATTTAGGAAGGCCAGAAGTTAAAAGCTTTTTGATTTCTAATGCTCTTTACTGGTTAAAGAATTTTCATATAGATGGGTTAAGAGTAGATGCTGTGGCAAATATGATATATCTTGATTATGATAGGAAGCATGGAGAATGGAAACCTAATAAGTATGGCGGACGAGAAAACCTAGAGGCTGTAGAATTCTTAAAAGCTCTAAATAAAGCCATATTTAAACAAGTAAACAATATTCTTGTTGTTGCAGAGGAGTCAACATCTTGGCCTATGGTAACTAAGCCTGTTGATATAGGAGGCTTAGGATTTAACTTTAAGTGGAATATGGGTTGGATGAATGATATGTTAAGGTATATTCAGATTGATCCTATATATAGGAAGCATCACCACAATCTAATAACCTTCTCGATGATGTACAATTACTCGGAAAATTTTATTCTTCCAATATCACACGATGAGGTTGTACATGGAAAAAAATCATTAGTGGATAAAATGTGGGGAGATTATTGGAACAAATTTGCTGGGCTTAGACTATTTATATCTTATATGCTTGCGCATCCAGGTAAAAAGTTATTATTTATGGGTAGTGAATTTGGACAGTTTATAGAATGGAGAAACCGTGAAGGGTTAGAGTTTAAACTCATAGAGCAATTTGAGATGCATAGAGATACACAAAAGTTCTTCAAGGATATAAATAAATTTTATTTAGAAAACGAAGCTTTGTGGCAGTATGACTACAACACAAATGGTTTTGAATGGATTGATGCTGATAATTCTACTCAAAGTATTATTGTTTTTGCTAGAAAAACTGATGATCCAAAGAAAAGTTTAATATATGTATGTAACTTTACCTCAGTAGTTTATTATGATTTTAATATAGGAGTTCCTTACTTAGGGGAATATCAAGAAGTATTCAATACAGATAGTAAGGAATATGGTGGATCAGGTCAGAGAATTGGAGAAAATTTATTCTCTGAGAAATCACCTTGGCATAACCAAAAGTATAAATTAACTATCAAAGTACCTCCTATGGCAACATTAATATTAAAGCCTGTAAATATAATAGATGATGTAGAAGAAAAAGAGCAGAACGTCTTAAAAGGCTTGGATTTTGACAAAGCTATAAGCATAGCTGAAAAGCAGATTAAAGATAAAGAATAA